A part of Halobacillus shinanisalinarum genomic DNA contains:
- a CDS encoding glycerophosphodiester phosphodiesterase family protein has product MITLMMILNLLNVFNDVEVYAHRGASTIAPEHTIDAYDQAINYGADYIEIDLRMTKDNRIVAMHDQTVDRTTDGKGHISDLTLEEVKRLDAGSWFSPKFAGSEVPTLSEIFNRYGNSVKYYIETRVVNDKPVMEDDVQNMIKKYNIKTENIMFQSWYKSSLLKIDDKYKRIKLYSEPFSAINLEHIATYADGIGNEANYYDRFTLLKLKLLNLEGHAFFYENEHEMTGRMKQLGVDGIFTNYIQYQP; this is encoded by the coding sequence ATGATAACATTAATGATGATTTTAAACCTTTTAAATGTATTTAACGATGTTGAAGTTTATGCACACAGGGGTGCTTCTACTATTGCACCTGAACACACGATAGATGCTTATGATCAAGCCATTAATTACGGCGCTGATTATATTGAAATTGACCTTAGGATGACAAAGGACAATCGAATTGTAGCAATGCATGACCAAACGGTTGATCGAACAACAGATGGGAAAGGGCATATTAGTGATCTAACGTTAGAAGAGGTTAAACGTTTAGATGCAGGAAGTTGGTTTTCACCTAAATTTGCAGGTTCGGAGGTGCCCACGTTATCAGAGATATTCAATAGATATGGCAATAGCGTTAAATACTATATTGAAACCCGAGTAGTTAACGATAAACCTGTAATGGAAGATGATGTGCAGAATATGATTAAAAAATACAATATCAAAACAGAAAACATCATGTTTCAATCCTGGTATAAGTCTTCCTTATTGAAGATCGACGACAAATACAAACGTATTAAACTCTATTCAGAACCTTTTAGCGCTATAAATTTGGAACATATAGCAACATACGCAGACGGAATAGGTAACGAAGCTAACTATTATGACCGATTCACATTGCTTAAATTAAAATTGCTAAACCTGGAGGGCCACGCTTTTTTCTATGAAAATGAACACGAAATGACGGGACGAATGAAGCAACTGGGGGTAGACGGAATATTTACGAATTACATACAGTATCAGCCTTAA